A genome region from Nitrospira sp. includes the following:
- a CDS encoding DMT family transporter, with amino-acid sequence MQKPSVFAAYTALTASALVWGGSIVGQKLALGAFSAVETSLLRGFGALVILIPLWWWAEGGRTTFTTRDLKVLSLLGLGVLGNHLLTLFGLRYIGAATAGVIIGASPAITALLSSLLVRDIPFKTVAAGCAVSFAGVALVSGVGGQAPSGDNPWLGGTLVLLGLVSWALYSIGGRQVMERLSPLTVNWTTLLLSLLLQIPLLWTDQKLLLTGMSVVPVSGWLALLYLIVFATALGQQAWLYGVQGVGPSRAGVFVNLIPVSALLLSAVVLGEAIGLREIVGIALILAGVWLVGWQSARLKQSI; translated from the coding sequence ATGCAGAAACCATCGGTGTTCGCCGCCTATACCGCGTTGACCGCCTCGGCGCTGGTCTGGGGCGGGTCGATTGTCGGGCAGAAGCTGGCGCTGGGCGCGTTTTCGGCAGTGGAGACGTCCCTGTTGCGCGGCTTCGGCGCGCTGGTGATCCTGATTCCTCTCTGGTGGTGGGCCGAAGGTGGCCGCACGACGTTCACCACTCGCGATCTTAAGGTGCTGTCGCTGCTGGGCCTCGGGGTATTGGGCAACCATCTGCTCACGCTGTTCGGGCTGCGCTACATCGGCGCTGCGACCGCCGGCGTGATTATCGGTGCCAGCCCGGCCATTACCGCACTGCTGTCTTCCTTGCTCGTGCGTGATATTCCGTTCAAGACGGTGGCGGCCGGTTGTGCGGTTTCGTTTGCCGGGGTGGCACTGGTGTCCGGCGTCGGAGGGCAGGCTCCGAGCGGGGACAATCCCTGGTTGGGCGGCACCTTGGTGCTACTGGGATTGGTCAGTTGGGCGCTGTATTCCATCGGTGGCCGGCAGGTGATGGAGCGTCTCTCGCCGTTGACCGTGAATTGGACCACACTCCTCCTGTCGCTCTTGTTGCAGATTCCGCTGCTCTGGACTGATCAGAAGCTGCTTCTCACTGGTATGAGCGTGGTCCCGGTCTCCGGGTGGCTGGCGTTGCTGTATCTCATCGTATTTGCCACAGCCTTGGGGCAGCAGGCCTGGTTGTATGGCGTGCAAGGGGTCGGTCCTTCCCGGGCCGGCGTATTCGTCAACCTTATCCCAGTGTCAGCCCTCCTGTTATCCGCCGTCGTGTTGGGTGAGGCGATCGGCCTCCGCGAGATCGTGGGCATTGCGCTTATCCTTGCCGGCGTCTGGTTGGTCGGTTGGCAATCGGCTCGGCTAAAGCAATCGATCTAA
- a CDS encoding PAS domain S-box protein — translation MVEEVDDGSTPAIISTTAAGIITGFNHAAERLLGVDATQVVGQVTPVVFHDPTELVGRMAAKSIPPDMTERHQFGMLVERVTVGHVCEEEWTYVHRDGYRFPVVLSVSAVPGGTGQVAGYCMVAQDRRGQLRAAEKLRRQAEWLDLANDAILVRDLERDTITYWNDGAVRLYGWSAKDALGAYIHDFLRTQFPLPLGEIKREFLRNGYWSGELRHTTRAGTAITVSSRWTLLRDSEGVPSGSLEMNTDITEQQRAQEALSRAHEELEQRVTERTAALSEANERLRVLSRRLMEVQELERRAIARDLHDEIGQALTAVKLNLRELRTLPNCEPVEEPIADSLEILAQVLQRVRSLALDLRPALLDELGLVPALRWYVGRQAERAGWEMQFTAEGVFARPSPDIEIACFRLAQEALTNVARHSQARKVDVRLEMEAQALILVICDDGVGFDPEAVRTGARAGTSVGLSGMEERVRLTSGQFTIASAPGEGTEVRAVFPIHVQSDGAREVSR, via the coding sequence ATGGTTGAAGAAGTTGATGATGGGAGCACGCCGGCCATCATCTCGACCACTGCAGCGGGAATCATCACGGGTTTCAACCATGCGGCAGAGAGATTGCTGGGAGTTGATGCGACGCAGGTTGTCGGCCAGGTGACCCCGGTCGTGTTTCATGACCCGACCGAGCTGGTGGGCCGGATGGCAGCGAAGTCTATCCCACCCGACATGACGGAACGACATCAATTTGGCATGCTCGTTGAGCGGGTCACGGTCGGGCATGTGTGCGAGGAGGAATGGACCTACGTGCATCGGGATGGGTATCGTTTCCCCGTCGTCCTCTCGGTCAGTGCGGTACCGGGCGGCACGGGTCAGGTGGCGGGCTACTGCATGGTCGCGCAGGATAGACGCGGACAATTGCGTGCGGCGGAAAAATTGCGCCGGCAGGCTGAGTGGTTGGATTTGGCCAACGACGCGATTCTGGTTCGGGATTTGGAGCGGGACACGATTACGTATTGGAACGATGGTGCGGTGCGTTTGTATGGGTGGAGTGCAAAGGACGCGTTGGGTGCCTATATTCATGATTTTTTGAGGACGCAGTTTCCCTTGCCGCTGGGGGAGATCAAACGGGAATTCCTGAGAAACGGATATTGGAGTGGTGAACTGCGGCACACGACTCGTGCCGGAACGGCCATCACGGTCTCGAGCCGATGGACGTTGTTGCGTGATTCGGAGGGCGTGCCCAGCGGTAGTCTTGAAATGAATACGGATATCACCGAACAACAACGGGCTCAGGAGGCCCTGAGCCGTGCCCATGAGGAATTGGAACAGCGGGTCACAGAGCGCACGGCTGCGTTGAGCGAGGCCAATGAGCGTCTTCGCGTGCTCTCCCGCCGGTTGATGGAGGTGCAGGAGTTGGAGCGCCGGGCGATTGCCCGCGATTTGCACGATGAGATCGGGCAGGCGCTGACGGCGGTCAAGTTGAACCTGCGGGAACTGCGCACGCTCCCGAATTGCGAGCCTGTCGAGGAGCCGATCGCGGATAGCTTGGAGATTCTGGCACAAGTGCTTCAGCGTGTTCGTAGTCTGGCATTGGATCTGAGGCCCGCCCTCCTGGATGAATTGGGGTTGGTTCCCGCTCTCCGGTGGTACGTCGGCAGACAAGCCGAACGCGCCGGGTGGGAAATGCAGTTTACCGCGGAAGGGGTTTTCGCTCGGCCTTCCCCGGACATCGAAATTGCCTGCTTCCGCCTCGCGCAGGAAGCGCTTACGAATGTGGCACGCCACTCACAGGCCAGGAAGGTCGACGTCCGACTGGAGATGGAGGCGCAAGCGCTGATCCTTGTCATTTGCGATGATGGAGTCGGCTTCGATCCGGAGGCGGTGCGCACCGGGGCTCGAGCGGGCACGAGTGTCGGCCTGTCCGGGATGGAGGAACGCGTACGGCTGACCAGCGGGCAGTTCACCATCGCGTCAGCGCCCGGTGAAGGAACGGAGGTTCGGGCGGTCTTCCCGATCCATGTTCAGTCGGATGGCGCGCGAGAGGTGTCTCGATGA
- a CDS encoding response regulator transcription factor, translating into MNRIRVLLAEDHTLVRAGFRALLEKLDGILVVGEVSDGLEALKVSKEIVPDVVLMDIAMPGMNGLEATSRMRQECPRTKVLMLSMYTNEEYLKEALRAGASGYLLKDADRAELELAIKTVRRGETYLTPAVAKFTLEAYCRQDDSRTGPLGKLTGRQREILQLIAEGCSTKQIAQRLDLSVKTVETHRAQLMERLEIHDVPGLVRLAIRTGLVQPDA; encoded by the coding sequence ATGAACAGGATCAGAGTTCTGCTGGCAGAGGATCATACGCTGGTACGGGCCGGGTTTCGGGCGTTGCTGGAGAAGCTGGACGGCATTCTAGTCGTCGGGGAAGTGAGCGATGGTCTAGAGGCCTTAAAGGTTTCGAAGGAGATTGTTCCGGATGTGGTCTTGATGGACATTGCGATGCCGGGCATGAACGGACTGGAAGCAACGAGTCGCATGCGACAGGAATGTCCGCGGACGAAAGTGTTGATGCTGTCGATGTATACCAACGAAGAATATCTCAAGGAAGCCTTGCGAGCAGGCGCATCCGGCTACCTGCTCAAAGATGCCGATCGAGCGGAGCTTGAACTGGCTATCAAGACGGTGCGTCGCGGGGAGACGTATTTGACACCCGCGGTAGCGAAGTTTACTCTTGAAGCCTACTGCCGCCAGGATGATTCGAGGACCGGCCCATTAGGGAAATTGACGGGACGTCAACGTGAGATACTTCAGCTCATTGCCGAAGGCTGTTCAACCAAGCAGATCGCCCAGCGCCTTGATCTGAGCGTCAAGACCGTAGAGACTCACCGCGCACAATTGATGGAACGCTTAGAGATTCACGATGTGCCAGGCCTTGTCCGCTTGGCCATTCGGACGGGACTGGTTCAGCCTGATGCATGA
- a CDS encoding Gfo/Idh/MocA family oxidoreductase encodes MKTLRVGVIGAGAFAETCHVPGLQSHPQAEVVVLCGRDESRTRAVAQRLGVPETSLDYEGLCARPDIDAVTIATPNALHARQALAAFAAGKHVFCEKPLGMNVAEAASMLRAAEQSQKIHQVAFTYRYLYGVQELRRRLLNGEIGDPYYVSVHFDSWDGMNPEATIGFRDQLAVAGGGVLYDVGSHLFDIVGFVLGPIEAVTGSTVLVPRERPDPSTGRLTPVETDDIASASFLCRNGVRGQLFASRATPDSGEKSYIKVVGQRGALKASLSRGAVDVLKVSRPTRPAWEVVPLPEEASDGRPHCLARMMRSFVEACLQGRLNREVDASFMDGYAVQQALSAVLDTAPRQPWIHLK; translated from the coding sequence ATGAAAACGCTACGAGTGGGCGTCATCGGCGCTGGGGCGTTCGCTGAAACATGCCACGTGCCCGGACTGCAGTCGCATCCGCAGGCTGAGGTGGTTGTGCTGTGTGGACGGGATGAGTCTCGTACTCGTGCCGTGGCGCAACGACTCGGTGTGCCGGAAACCTCCCTCGACTACGAAGGCCTGTGTGCCCGCCCCGACATTGATGCGGTGACCATTGCGACGCCGAACGCGCTGCATGCTCGCCAGGCCTTGGCTGCTTTTGCCGCCGGGAAGCATGTCTTCTGTGAGAAACCACTGGGAATGAACGTCGCGGAAGCCGCGAGCATGCTTCGAGCCGCAGAACAGAGTCAAAAGATTCACCAGGTCGCATTTACGTATCGATATTTGTATGGGGTGCAAGAGCTGAGGCGTCGATTGTTGAACGGGGAGATCGGAGACCCGTATTACGTCTCGGTGCACTTTGATTCGTGGGATGGGATGAACCCGGAAGCCACGATCGGTTTTCGTGATCAGCTAGCCGTTGCGGGTGGCGGCGTGCTTTATGACGTCGGGTCTCATCTGTTCGACATCGTGGGGTTTGTGCTCGGGCCGATTGAGGCTGTCACCGGCAGTACCGTCCTGGTCCCGAGGGAACGTCCGGATCCCAGTACTGGAAGGCTCACTCCGGTCGAGACGGATGATATTGCGTCGGCGTCCTTCCTCTGCAGGAATGGAGTTCGTGGACAGTTGTTCGCGAGTCGTGCGACACCGGACTCCGGCGAGAAATCTTACATCAAGGTGGTCGGGCAGCGCGGCGCGCTCAAGGCCTCATTGAGCCGCGGTGCAGTCGATGTGTTGAAGGTGTCGCGTCCCACACGGCCGGCCTGGGAGGTCGTGCCCTTGCCCGAAGAGGCTTCTGATGGCCGGCCCCATTGCCTGGCGCGCATGATGCGGAGTTTTGTTGAGGCCTGCCTGCAGGGGCGCTTGAATCGTGAAGTCGATGCCTCGTTTATGGATGGGTACGCCGTTCAGCAAGCGCTTTCCGCCGTACTCGATACCGCTCCTCGGCAGCCGTGGATTCATCTAAAGTGA
- a CDS encoding glycosyltransferase family 2 protein: MGALPVERPLVSVVIPTYKRAQLLRKAIISALAQEKSGELFDMEIIVVDDCSPDDTPQVAAEFPQVQYLRLQKNSGASGARNAGIKRARGKYVALLDDDDEFLTHKLMVQVPILEAHPEVGVLYGQSVVTGSEVPLLLWPEWGPSGNVLEAFVTTTDDFLHPPTWLVRRELFERAGYFDETKAGMEHYDMALRIAALTPWMFLAGGPVARGRYSQQGLWYSTIVNGTNEQQLPRIVEAALERLPATAEADRVRRKARAAVCASIAHQRWWSGGGLKPTREHLLMSLRAAPWLLQEPAVLDWLKRVAGTSAAASTNPVREVKSLWEDIGRAIAAGPAPSAPPTRRLLGELLEAAATTLQSGSPRMARVVALSALFQDPGYWVQWGRLANVYRLAFQSPRVAEAASVGSSR; this comes from the coding sequence ATGGGTGCACTGCCTGTTGAACGTCCCTTGGTCAGTGTGGTGATTCCAACCTATAAGCGGGCACAGCTCCTCAGGAAAGCCATTATTTCTGCACTGGCGCAGGAGAAATCCGGTGAACTCTTCGACATGGAGATCATCGTGGTGGATGATTGTTCGCCGGATGACACCCCTCAAGTGGCGGCGGAATTTCCGCAAGTCCAGTACCTGCGATTGCAGAAGAATAGCGGGGCATCAGGGGCTCGCAATGCGGGCATTAAGCGGGCAAGAGGTAAATATGTGGCGCTCCTGGACGACGACGACGAATTCCTCACGCACAAGCTGATGGTGCAGGTTCCGATTCTTGAGGCGCATCCTGAGGTCGGCGTGCTGTATGGCCAAAGTGTCGTGACCGGCAGTGAGGTCCCCCTCTTGCTCTGGCCCGAGTGGGGTCCATCCGGAAACGTCCTGGAGGCGTTTGTCACCACGACCGACGACTTTCTACATCCGCCCACATGGCTCGTCAGGCGAGAGTTGTTCGAACGTGCAGGGTATTTCGATGAGACGAAAGCCGGGATGGAACATTATGACATGGCGCTCAGAATCGCCGCGCTGACACCCTGGATGTTTCTTGCCGGCGGGCCGGTTGCGCGCGGGCGTTACTCGCAACAAGGGCTATGGTACAGCACGATTGTAAACGGTACCAACGAACAGCAACTCCCGCGGATTGTCGAAGCCGCGCTGGAACGGTTGCCCGCCACAGCGGAAGCGGATCGTGTGAGGCGAAAGGCTCGGGCCGCCGTGTGCGCAAGTATTGCTCACCAACGGTGGTGGAGCGGCGGGGGATTGAAGCCGACTCGCGAGCATCTGCTGATGTCGCTTCGTGCCGCGCCCTGGTTGCTGCAGGAGCCGGCAGTATTGGATTGGCTGAAGCGTGTCGCCGGTACGTCGGCGGCTGCGTCGACGAATCCGGTTCGCGAAGTGAAGTCCTTGTGGGAGGACATCGGGCGTGCCATTGCCGCCGGTCCGGCTCCTTCCGCCCCTCCCACACGTCGGCTGCTGGGAGAGTTGCTGGAGGCGGCCGCCACGACGCTTCAGAGCGGTTCCCCTCGGATGGCCAGGGTGGTGGCGCTCAGTGCATTGTTCCAGGATCCCGGCTACTGGGTGCAGTGGGGGCGGTTGGCGAATGTCTATCGACTTGCCTTCCAGTCTCCACGCGTCGCGGAGGCCGCATCTGTGGGTTCCAGTCGATAG
- a CDS encoding glycosyltransferase family 2 protein: MKLSVIVPCWNAAPTIEDVFRGLLDQAWSDEWEVIVADNGSTDDLRHVVARYEGQLPGLRIVDASARRGAAHARNVGVKAATGEGVLFCDADDVPGSGWAAAMESALRRYEFVACRLDFEQLNPPSLRTARQHTQATALQQFRFLPFPHAGAGTLGITRVLHEAVGGFDEAIPICEDVDYCMRIQQQGTKLTFVPEAVLHCRLRGSARGAYVQASRYAEYEVFLYKRYGLRSSSEWWRWRQYGQAWRFLLTRVPELLRTPEGKAMLWWRLGRLMGSLKGSLRFWAPPAMVE; the protein is encoded by the coding sequence ATGAAACTGAGTGTGATAGTTCCCTGTTGGAATGCGGCGCCAACGATCGAAGACGTGTTCCGCGGCCTGCTCGATCAGGCGTGGTCGGATGAGTGGGAAGTGATTGTCGCGGATAACGGCTCGACGGACGATCTCCGGCACGTTGTCGCGCGCTATGAGGGGCAGTTACCCGGTCTACGTATCGTGGATGCATCCGCCAGGCGAGGCGCCGCGCACGCCAGAAACGTGGGTGTCAAGGCTGCGACAGGGGAAGGGGTATTGTTCTGCGATGCGGATGACGTTCCTGGCTCAGGCTGGGCCGCTGCGATGGAGTCGGCTCTACGCAGATATGAGTTTGTCGCCTGTCGCCTGGATTTCGAGCAGCTCAATCCTCCGTCGCTTCGAACGGCACGTCAACATACACAGGCCACTGCACTGCAGCAGTTCCGCTTCTTGCCGTTTCCGCATGCCGGCGCCGGAACGTTGGGGATCACGCGGGTGCTGCATGAGGCAGTGGGCGGATTTGATGAAGCGATTCCAATTTGTGAAGATGTCGACTATTGTATGAGAATCCAGCAGCAGGGGACGAAGTTGACGTTTGTTCCCGAGGCGGTGCTGCATTGCCGCCTGCGCGGAAGTGCCCGAGGCGCCTATGTTCAAGCCTCGCGTTATGCGGAGTACGAGGTGTTCCTGTACAAGAGATATGGCCTGCGATCTTCCTCAGAGTGGTGGCGATGGCGTCAGTACGGACAAGCTTGGCGGTTTCTCTTAACGCGTGTTCCGGAATTGCTCCGGACCCCGGAAGGAAAAGCGATGTTGTGGTGGCGACTTGGCCGTCTGATGGGATCGCTCAAAGGCAGTCTGCGGTTTTGGGCACCTCCGGCCATGGTGGAGTAG
- a CDS encoding polysaccharide deacetylase family protein, translating into MHPRTVISTALRKVFGSVTHVVTGESIAALTFDDGPDSQSTPLVLALLEKYHARGTFFLVGEAAASQPDLVKRMTAGGHAIGLHSWDHRAFPSLSGRERRRQIRACERELGSHAARLFRPPYGEQTVVTRLEALLLGYEVVGWNVNSGDWYESDPVALSRYLLDSLEPGAIVLLHDTLFDKGAPAHGIDAEHQSWPDRRAMLEALETLLEQSKGRYRFVTVPELLRSGSPRRSFWFKPSLAKS; encoded by the coding sequence ATGCATCCTAGGACGGTGATTTCCACAGCGCTGAGGAAAGTGTTCGGGAGTGTGACCCATGTGGTCACCGGGGAGTCCATTGCAGCGCTGACGTTTGATGATGGACCGGACTCCCAGAGTACACCGCTGGTCCTGGCCCTTCTGGAGAAATATCACGCACGAGGGACGTTTTTTCTGGTCGGAGAAGCCGCCGCCAGCCAGCCTGATCTCGTGAAGCGAATGACCGCCGGCGGGCATGCGATCGGTCTCCATTCATGGGACCATCGCGCCTTTCCCAGCCTTTCCGGTCGCGAGCGACGACGACAAATCCGTGCCTGTGAACGCGAGCTGGGCTCCCACGCCGCCCGTCTTTTTCGCCCTCCCTACGGCGAACAAACAGTGGTGACCCGCCTTGAGGCCTTGCTACTGGGCTACGAGGTGGTAGGGTGGAACGTCAATAGCGGGGACTGGTATGAATCGGATCCCGTCGCGTTGAGCCGCTATCTGCTGGACAGCCTGGAACCGGGTGCGATCGTCCTGCTGCATGATACCTTATTCGATAAGGGGGCTCCTGCACATGGCATCGACGCGGAACACCAATCTTGGCCGGATCGTCGGGCGATGTTGGAGGCCCTGGAGACCCTGCTGGAACAATCGAAGGGGCGATACCGATTTGTAACGGTTCCGGAATTGCTCCGGTCCGGTTCGCCCCGGCGGTCGTTCTGGTTTAAGCCGTCACTGGCAAAGTCCTGA
- a CDS encoding DUF5672 family protein — protein MANERTAQAEAISRVAVVVPAYNRTEFTSDEDISFRHLEHFLGRYDKYLVVPQSLDIERPGYRIQRFADSYFGSANANTRLMLSPLFYEAFKAYEYILIYQLDALVFSDQLLEWCATGLDYIGSPWMHSKDSPWVSTPRVGNGGFSLRKVPSFLKVLSSDRYWIDPEVYWQSVVSSTSIPLRWLYLPWKWFKYIKRYNGVTREVSQWYLRPDGTRNEDHFWSTEAVRYDPEFRVASVEEGLRFGFEVTPQICFELNQRRLPFGCHAWPRYDRSFWEPHLIKR, from the coding sequence GTGGCAAACGAACGTACTGCGCAAGCCGAAGCCATCAGTCGTGTTGCGGTGGTGGTGCCTGCATACAACCGGACGGAATTTACGTCGGATGAAGACATTTCGTTTCGACACCTGGAGCATTTTCTCGGCCGGTATGACAAATACCTCGTCGTGCCACAGAGTTTGGACATTGAGCGGCCGGGATACCGCATCCAACGGTTTGCGGATTCGTATTTCGGCAGCGCGAATGCCAATACCAGGTTGATGCTTTCCCCGCTCTTCTACGAAGCGTTCAAAGCCTACGAGTACATCTTAATTTATCAACTGGATGCCCTGGTGTTTTCCGATCAATTGCTCGAGTGGTGCGCCACTGGGTTGGATTACATCGGCTCGCCATGGATGCACTCGAAAGATAGCCCCTGGGTGTCGACGCCTCGTGTCGGAAACGGCGGGTTTTCGCTGAGAAAGGTGCCGAGTTTTCTCAAGGTACTGTCGTCCGATCGATATTGGATCGATCCCGAGGTGTATTGGCAGTCGGTGGTCTCCAGCACGTCGATCCCCCTGCGATGGCTGTATCTTCCATGGAAATGGTTCAAGTACATCAAGCGGTACAACGGAGTGACACGAGAAGTGAGCCAGTGGTATTTGCGGCCTGATGGGACCAGAAATGAGGACCACTTCTGGTCGACTGAGGCAGTGCGGTACGACCCTGAATTTAGGGTGGCCTCCGTTGAGGAGGGCTTGCGTTTCGGGTTTGAAGTGACGCCGCAGATCTGTTTCGAACTCAATCAACGTCGCCTTCCGTTCGGCTGCCACGCCTGGCCGCGGTACGACCGTTCATTTTGGGAACCGCATCTCATCAAACGCTAG
- a CDS encoding ABC transporter permease produces MTMKASNSLDVPSVPIPTPGQVVRTPTVKIRPSRGWLHLDLGALWQYRELLVFLVWRDTKVRYKQAIIGAGWAVFQPLISMLLFTAIFSYLAKLPSDGVPYPLFAYAGLLPWNFIAQATSRSGTSLVGESHLISKVYFPRLIIPLAAAATPAVDLVCSLLMMIPLMLWFGMTPGWQIFLFPIFLVMALLAALAVSLWFSALHVKFRDVGHIIPFFVQLWMFASPVVYPVSLIPEQWRALYSLNPVVGVVEGFRWTLLGQRAPSLEMMLPSIVIVLLLFVSGVIYFKRMERTFADVI; encoded by the coding sequence ATGACGATGAAGGCCTCAAACAGTCTCGATGTCCCTTCCGTGCCGATTCCCACTCCTGGGCAAGTTGTGCGAACACCGACCGTCAAAATTCGACCGAGTCGGGGATGGCTCCATCTCGATTTGGGAGCACTTTGGCAGTATCGCGAGTTACTTGTCTTTCTAGTGTGGCGCGACACCAAGGTGCGGTATAAGCAGGCGATCATCGGGGCCGGTTGGGCCGTATTTCAGCCGCTGATCTCCATGCTTCTGTTCACGGCGATTTTTAGTTATCTGGCCAAATTGCCTTCGGATGGAGTGCCCTATCCATTGTTTGCCTATGCCGGGTTGCTGCCGTGGAATTTTATCGCGCAAGCGACCAGCCGGAGCGGCACCAGTTTGGTGGGGGAATCCCATCTCATCAGCAAAGTGTATTTCCCCCGCTTAATCATCCCCCTGGCCGCCGCTGCGACTCCGGCCGTCGATTTGGTGTGCTCCTTGCTGATGATGATTCCGCTGATGTTATGGTTCGGCATGACTCCGGGGTGGCAGATCTTCTTGTTTCCCATCTTCCTGGTCATGGCGTTACTGGCGGCCTTGGCGGTCAGCTTGTGGTTCTCGGCCTTGCATGTGAAGTTTCGGGACGTAGGACACATCATTCCCTTCTTTGTGCAGTTGTGGATGTTCGCCTCTCCGGTCGTCTATCCCGTCAGCCTCATTCCCGAGCAATGGCGGGCGCTCTATAGCCTGAATCCCGTGGTCGGCGTGGTCGAGGGATTTCGGTGGACCTTGCTGGGGCAGCGCGCGCCCTCACTGGAGATGATGCTGCCGAGCATCGTGATCGTGTTGCTGTTGTTTGTGAGCGGGGTCATCTACTTCAAGCGTATGGAGCGCACCTTTGCGGATGTTATCTAA
- a CDS encoding ABC transporter ATP-binding protein, with protein sequence MAEIAISARNVSKQYVIASVNHDTLRDRIAHACRSVFRKSATSEDGPRTFHALNDVSFDVTEGEVLGIIGHNGAGKSTLLKVLSRITEPSSGEIDIYGRVTSLLEVGTGFHAELTGRENIYLNAAMLGMRKVDIDRRLEEIVEFSGTQQFIDTPVKRYSSGMYVRLAFSVAAHLDPEILIVDEVLSVGDGAFQKKCLGKMDEVRRDGRTVILVSHDLPVVANLCQRAILLRQGTIVGNGRPQQIIEQYMSEAFTGGGASLADRTDRYTKHELMVQAISFLNEKLAPVQPALSGQHLVVRVHYACHVRKVFENMRVMVVLNRDERTACILSTDLVDRTPLTLEGTGFVDFHIPHLPLCGGRYFLHVAIENDTLTQDWVQYAAELQVLDGDYYGTGKMYPHDGWRGKGMFVDHSWKLERVD encoded by the coding sequence ATGGCTGAAATTGCGATCTCCGCCCGGAATGTCAGCAAGCAATACGTGATTGCGTCAGTCAACCACGATACTCTGCGCGATCGGATCGCCCATGCGTGTCGGTCTGTGTTCAGGAAGTCGGCCACGAGTGAGGACGGACCGCGGACCTTTCATGCGTTGAACGATGTGTCGTTTGACGTGACTGAAGGCGAGGTGTTGGGCATTATCGGGCACAACGGCGCCGGAAAGAGCACGTTATTAAAAGTGCTCTCACGGATTACGGAGCCGAGCAGCGGTGAAATCGACATCTACGGGCGGGTGACCTCGTTGCTTGAGGTCGGCACAGGATTTCATGCCGAGTTGACGGGCCGGGAGAATATTTATCTGAACGCTGCCATGCTCGGGATGCGTAAGGTCGACATCGATCGTCGCCTCGAAGAAATCGTCGAATTCTCAGGCACGCAACAGTTTATCGATACACCGGTGAAACGATACTCCAGCGGCATGTATGTGCGATTGGCGTTTTCCGTCGCGGCCCATTTGGATCCCGAGATTTTGATCGTCGACGAGGTGTTGTCGGTGGGCGACGGTGCATTTCAGAAGAAATGTTTGGGGAAGATGGATGAGGTCCGGCGTGATGGGCGAACCGTCATCCTGGTCAGTCACGATCTGCCGGTTGTGGCCAACTTGTGCCAACGCGCCATTTTGTTGCGTCAGGGCACTATTGTGGGCAACGGTCGTCCGCAGCAGATCATTGAACAGTATATGAGCGAGGCCTTCACGGGAGGCGGGGCATCGTTAGCCGACCGCACCGATCGTTATACGAAGCACGAGTTGATGGTGCAGGCGATCAGTTTTCTCAATGAGAAGCTGGCGCCGGTACAGCCGGCCTTGTCCGGACAACATCTCGTGGTGCGTGTGCACTATGCCTGTCACGTTCGGAAGGTGTTCGAGAATATGCGTGTCATGGTCGTGCTCAACCGTGACGAACGCACCGCCTGCATTCTCTCAACGGACCTTGTCGACCGGACGCCCCTCACCCTCGAAGGGACCGGGTTTGTCGATTTCCATATCCCCCACCTCCCGCTCTGTGGCGGCCGCTATTTCCTGCACGTGGCGATTGAAAACGATACGCTCACGCAGGATTGGGTTCAGTATGCGGCGGAGTTGCAGGTCCTGGACGGCGATTATTATGGGACCGGGAAAATGTATCCCCATGATGGGTGGAGAGGGAAGGGCATGTTCGTGGATCATAGCTGGAAATTAGAACGAGTCGACTAA